The following are encoded in a window of Geotrypetes seraphini chromosome 5, aGeoSer1.1, whole genome shotgun sequence genomic DNA:
- the VGLL1 gene encoding transcription cofactor vestigial-like protein 1 has product MEELRKSPSSASKSKEQPVKTEWGSRCVVFTYFQGDINSVVDEHFSRALRNVKSPHDLSTKSKEEGVLLKNVSHLSPEQINFSPHWIKHNQATAAMSVVTPGLNLSTMPPAGHYPATVVQTHPASAAELWHFSSLGTPNISTPVYHPHSIPEVHQAQSPCSEGKYGPLLNLLQQERYPASVQESMMMHELGSNHMAASLGSQNMSHCVSPETGIHSQDRTKDVFNAQDRRKDLFFY; this is encoded by the exons ATGGAAGAATTGAGGAAGAGCCCTTCAAGTGCAAGCAAAAGCAAAGAACAGCCTGTGAAAACTGAATGGGGTTCTCGATGCGTTGTTTTCACTTACTTTCAAGGGGACATTAATAGCGTGGTGGACGAACACTTTTCTAGAGCTCTCCGCAATGTGAAGAGCCCCCATGATCTGAGCAcaaaaagcaaggaagaaggcGTTCTCCTGAAGAACG TAAGTCACCTATCTCCAGAACAAATTAATTTCTCTCCTCACTGGATCAAGCATAATCAAGCGACTGCTGCTATGAGTGTGGTAACTCCTGGCCTGAATCTGTCCACAATGCCTCCTGCTGGCCATTATCCCGCTACTGTCGTTCAGACTCATCCTGCATCAGCTGCAGAATTGTGGCATTTTTCTTCACTTGGGACTCCCAATATTTCCACACCAGTATATCATCCTCATTCCATACCTGAGGTGCATCAGGCTCAGTCACCATGCTCCGAGGGAAAATATGGTCCTCTCCTTAATCTTTTGCAACAGGAGAGGTACCCTGCATCAGTTCAGGAATCCATGATGATGCATGAGCTTGGGTCTAACCATATGGCGGCATCTCTTGGCTCACAAAATATGAGCCACTGTGTAAGTCCAGAGACAG gtattCATTCTCAGGACCGAACAAAGGATGTATTTAATGCACAGGATAGACGAAAAGATTTGTTCTTTTATTAA